CATGTGAGGACGACACCACAGCCGCGCACCATCTTCGTGTGTCGAAGCCCTTGCGACTCTGGCGTTCGCCCTGTCAAAAGTCTTGTACCACGCGTGCTTCGGGCGCGGCGTCCCGTCATGATTGAGCCACAACCACATCGGTTCCAACCCGCCACGAACCCGACGAAACATCTTCATCCGTAACAGCGGATCGAGCGTATCCACGCTCACCACGCGCCGCGACCCCTCATCATCGACAACGTCTAATCGCCTGTCGCCGCGGACCTGTTCGACGATCCAGCGATCCACCACCTGCTCGTAGCGACCCGCCGCCTGCGCACGGGCGACAGCCGCAGTACGACTGCCCTCGTGCAGATAGAAATCAACCTGTTGACAGACGCGGTGCCGCATCCAAAATGTGCGCCCGCTCCCACCTTTGGCGCAGGCGGACGCAACACGCGAACGCGCCAGGCCCTCCGCGCCCGGTGCCGGAACCTCGACCGTCAACGCACTGGACCACTCACCGATGCGCAAACCGGTCCCGAACAAGCCGTCGACGAAGGCGGTATCACGATCCTCCGTCGATCCCCGCCAATCAGGGTGCGGCGTACCAGCCGTGGTGAAGCCACGCAATCCTAGGTTGCGCCACAGTCGAAATGCTTGTGGAGTAAGCCATTTCACGTCTGACCTCCGCATCCCCGACGGGGTGCTCTCTAAGGTCACACGCTGCCCACCCGCCCATGACGTGACTATGGCCCGTGCTCGAACCGGGTTCTCAACTCCCTGATGCTCGGCCGCCCACAAATAGAAACCGCGGATCGTCGACCGATCAACGCAGAAGCTGGCGGCACTCACATACTGGGGATTCTCCCGCGCCGACAGTCGCCACTCCTTGAACGCAGCAAGCTCCGATCGCGACGCCTAGTCCCACCGAACATCCACCGCGTGCAAGAAATCCAGCCAGATCTTCAACGACAACGCGTACCGGCGCACCGGCGCCGTTGCTCGCCGTTTTATCGCCGGATCGCGCCAGTAGGCATTCACCACAGCATCCGCACGGCCCCACGGATCAAGAAAGAAGGGTGTGCCATCACGCGCACCATTGCGCTTCGCCCAGTCCGCAATGTCACCCAACCCGGGCACCACATCGTCCACCGAGACGAACCGGCGCTGGAAATCATAGAAGTGCAGAGACCAACCGGCAGCGGATTCACCAGTCATTTCGGCTCCCTCTCACCTCGCCAGCAACGATCCCATCATCACCGACACCACATCCCGACCACCTTCGACACGCCCTGTCGGGCAGTGAACGGGGGACTGCTGTGTCGGCGGGCAGTTCACGCTGGAACGTCACGCCGTCATCGCCTTCGAAGGTGAGCAGCACTCCGGAGTCGGTGTCCTCCTTGTGGACCACCTTGCAGACGGGTTCCCCGGTGCCGAGGGCGATGACGTCACCGGGGGCCACCTCGTCGATGCGCGCGACGGCGTTGTTCTCAGACATGGTCTGTCGATAGCCGCTTTGCGCGTTCACCAAACCGGTGTCAGGCCACCGCCCACAGCCCGAGGCTGATCACGAAGGCGGTCAACCCCAGCGTCGTCTCCAGCACGGTCCAGGTCTTGAGCGTGGTCTTGACATCCATGCCGAAGAACCGGCTGACCAACCAGAAGCCCGAATCGTTGACGTGCGAGAGCACGGTGGCACCCGCCGCGATCGCCATCACCAACGCGGTGAGCTGCAGGCTGCTCAGGCCTGCCGCGGCGACCGACGCGGCCAGCAGACCCGCAGTCGTGGTCAGGGCGACCGTGGCCGAACCCTGTGCGACGCGCAGCAGCGTGGAGATGAGGAACGCCTGCAGGATCAGCGACACACCGAGATTGGAAAGCGAACCGCTGAGGGCATCTCCGATACCGCTCAGCCGCAGCACACCGCCGAACATGCCGCCGGCGCCGGTGATCAGGATGATCGCGCAGATCGGGCCGAGTGCGTTGTCGAGGATGTCGGTCACGGTTGCCATCGACCTGCCGCGCAGGCCCAGGACCAAGGTGGCCACGATGACGGTGATCAGCAGGGCGATGGACGTCGTGCCGATCAGTTTGAGGTACTCCGCCCAGGTGGCGTCTTCCGCGATCACACCGGCGGTCTGGAGGGTATCGAGCACGGTGTTGAACGAGATCAACACGAAGGGCAGCAGCAGCACACCGAGGACCGTCACGAATGCCGGTGCGGTCCGGGTGGCTGTGGTCGAGGTACCGCCCGCTCCGCCGACGGCGTCTGTGTCGGTGTCCGTGTCGGGGTTTCTGACGGGGTCGGCGTCGAGGTCGCGGCCGCCGTTGATCTCACCGAACAGCGACGTGGGAATGTCGACGTAGACGCGCCGACCGATCACCTGGGACACCAGAAACGCGCCGATGTACCAGGACACCACCGCCACCGGGACACCGACGATGAGGGTGAGACCGATGTTGGCGCCGAGCAGTTCGGCTGCGGCCACCGGACCGGGGTGCGGTGGGACCAGCGCATGCATCGCCGCGAACGCACCGGCCGCTGGGAATGCGTACAGCAGCATCGATCCGCCGAAGCGGCGTGCCACGGTCATGATGATCGGCAGGAAGACGACCAGACCGGCGTCGAAGAAGATCGGGAAACCGAACAGCAGCGCGGCCACGCCGAGCGCGAACGGTGCCCGCTTCTCGCCGAACCTGCCGATCAGCGTGTCGGCGAGAACCTGTGCGCCGCCGGTGGTTTCGAGCAACCGGCCGATCATGACGCCGAAGCCGACAAGCAGGGCGACCGAGCCCAGCGTGTTGGAGAAGCCGAACGACAGTGCGCTCGGCACATCGGCGACGGGGATGCCTGCGGCCAGCGCGGTCAACAGGCTCACCAGCACCAGTGCGAGGAACGCGTGCAGCTTCACCTTGATGATCAGGAACAGCAGCACCGCGACGGCGGCCGCCGCTATCAGCAGAAGGGTTGTGGTCCCGTATGCCGGTTCAATGGCCTCCACGACGCCTCCTCAACACGTCGAACTCCATGCCTTGGCTCACCGGTCCTCCTCTGGTGTGTGGGATTCTCTTGTGCTGACGTAGCTTTCGATGATGTCGTCGATGGACTGGTCGACATCGATGGCGATTCCGCGCTCGTCGGCCTCAAGCGGCTCGAGCGTGTTGAACTGGGACTCCAGCAGCGACGCGGGCATGAAGTGGCCCGGCCTGCTCGCCTGCCTGCGGCCGATGGTCTCCATCGAGCCCTGCAGGTGGAGGAACTCGATGTCCGGGCAGTGGTGCCGCAGTTGGTCGCGGTAGGTGCGTTTGAGCGCCGAGCAGCTCATCACGCCGCCGTCCGGATGCCCGGCCAGCCACCTGCCGATCGATTCGAGCCAGGGACGCCGGTCGTCGTCGTCGAGCGCATGCCCGGCCGACATCTTCTCGATGTTGGCCGGCGGGTGGAAGTCATCGGCGTCGGCGAAGGGCACGCGCAGACGCTGCGCCAGTGCCGCACCCACTGTCGACTTTCCGGATCCCGAGACTCCCATGACGACGATCGGTGTAGCCATACCCTCTTCTGCCTGTTGATGTGCGAGACGTCACAAAGCGTGCCTCAATAATCATACGATTGCAATACCTATTTCTTAATGAGTAGCTCTTTTCGGCGCTGATCGTCCTCTGGCATCATCAATTGATGCTCGATCGTCCGGTTGCTGGCGCACTCCACGGGAATCTCGTCACCGCGCTGGGAACCGGCATCGTGTCGGGCCGCTATCTGCCAGGACACGTGCTCACCCTGGAG
This region of Mycolicibacterium goodii genomic DNA includes:
- a CDS encoding site-specific integrase; amino-acid sequence: MKWLTPQAFRLWRNLGLRGFTTAGTPHPDWRGSTEDRDTAFVDGLFGTGLRIGEWSSALTVEVPAPGAEGLARSRVASACAKGGSGRTFWMRHRVCQQVDFYLHEGSRTAAVARAQAAGRYEQVVDRWIVEQVRGDRRLDVVDDEGSRRVVSVDTLDPLLRMKMFRRVRGGLEPMWLWLNHDGTPRPKHAWYKTFDRANARVARASTHEDGARLWCRPHMLRHSFALRWYCIATFVAWRRTDMLTAQEQRDFRNQLGDVWFLLATLLGHRSAEVTRNVYLEPFQALQVEELVALMDADDRQALERLVATVGVGEPRVLTGHQ
- a CDS encoding GntP family permease produces the protein MEAIEPAYGTTTLLLIAAAAVAVLLFLIIKVKLHAFLALVLVSLLTALAAGIPVADVPSALSFGFSNTLGSVALLVGFGVMIGRLLETTGGAQVLADTLIGRFGEKRAPFALGVAALLFGFPIFFDAGLVVFLPIIMTVARRFGGSMLLYAFPAAGAFAAMHALVPPHPGPVAAAELLGANIGLTLIVGVPVAVVSWYIGAFLVSQVIGRRVYVDIPTSLFGEINGGRDLDADPVRNPDTDTDTDAVGGAGGTSTTATRTAPAFVTVLGVLLLPFVLISFNTVLDTLQTAGVIAEDATWAEYLKLIGTTSIALLITVIVATLVLGLRGRSMATVTDILDNALGPICAIILITGAGGMFGGVLRLSGIGDALSGSLSNLGVSLILQAFLISTLLRVAQGSATVALTTTAGLLAASVAAAGLSSLQLTALVMAIAAGATVLSHVNDSGFWLVSRFFGMDVKTTLKTWTVLETTLGLTAFVISLGLWAVA
- a CDS encoding gluconokinase, producing MATPIVVMGVSGSGKSTVGAALAQRLRVPFADADDFHPPANIEKMSAGHALDDDDRRPWLESIGRWLAGHPDGGVMSCSALKRTYRDQLRHHCPDIEFLHLQGSMETIGRRQASRPGHFMPASLLESQFNTLEPLEADERGIAIDVDQSIDDIIESYVSTRESHTPEEDR